The following nucleotide sequence is from Psychroserpens sp. Hel_I_66.
TGAAACAGAAGAGTCTAAAGTTATATTAGAAATTTCAGACACGCTCAAATGGTCAGAACGTATGGCATTGTCTGAAATTAAACGCTTTCCAGACCCAACATTGCTTGATTTTAGAGACAAACCAAAATGGAGTTATACCAATGGTTTGGTATTGCAAGCTATGTCTAGAGTTTATGAGCAAACCAATAATCAAAAACTGTACGATTACATTTACGATTATACCAACAGAATGATTAACGAAGATGGTGCTATTGAAACTTATAAATTATCAAATTACAATCTCGATATGATAAAATCTGGAGATGCGGTTTATTATGTATACAACAAAACTGAAGAGCCAAGATTTAAAAATGCAATGGACACACTTCATAAGCAATTGGAAGGTATGCCAACAACGTCTGAAGGTGGTTACTGGCACAAAAAAGTCTATCCAAACCAAATGTGGTTAGATGGTGTTTACATGGCAGAACCTTTTCACGCCAAGTACACAAAATCATTTATGGAAGGTGAGGATGCTCAAAAAACATATGATAAGATTGTGCTTCAATTCGATTTAATTGAAAAACATAACAGAGACCCAGAAACCGGATTGTACTATCACGGTTGGGATGAAAGTAAAGAACAAAAATGGGCAGATCAAAAAACAGGATTGTCACAACATTTTTGGTCCCGCGGAATGGGATGGTACGGGATGGCATTAGTAGATGTGTTGGATTATTTACCAGAAAATCATCCAGGAAGAGCAAGAATCATCAAATATCTCAACCAATATGCAGAAGCTATTGTAAATTATCAAGATGAAAGTGGTGCATGGTATCAAGTGCTCAATTTACCTCAAAGAGATGGGAATTATCTCGAAGCCACTGGAACAAGCATGTTTACCTACACTTTAGCAAAAGGTGTCAATAAAGGCTATCTTCCAGAAACATTTTTAGACCATGCTAAAAAAGGATTTCAAGGTATTTTAAATGAATTTATCACTGTGGAAGAAAACGGTGTCGTAAATCTTAACAAATGTTGTGGTGTCGCAGGTTTAGGTGGCAATCCATATAGAGATGGTTCGTTCGAATATTACATTGGCGAAATCATTAGATCCAATGACCCAAAGGGAACAGGTCCTTTTATAATGGCTGCTTTAGAACTGGATAAATAAGAAAACTATGAATGTTATTCAAACAGCATTGTGCTCTTTCGGGATGAGCGGACATCTGTTTCATGCGCCATTTATTGAGGCGCATGCTGACTTCAATTTATATGGCGTTTTAGAACGGACGAAGAATCTGGCAGAAGAAAAATACCCAAAGATTAAAACTTTTCGATCGTTGGAGGCGTTACTTCAGGATGAGGCTATTGAACTCGTCATCGTAAATACACCAAACATCACCCATTACGATTTTACCAAAAAAATAATTGAAGCTGGAAAGCATGTCGTCGTTGAAAAACCATTTACAACTTCTTCTACTGAAGCTGAGGAGTTGATTGATTTAGCAGAAAAGCATAAGGTTAAACTTTCAGTATATCATAACAGACGTTGGGACAGTGATTTTAAAACGGTCAAAAAAGTCATTGAACAAGGCGATTTAGGAAATATCCTTGAAGCAGAATTCCACTATGATAGATTCGAACCAAACTTAAGCTATAAAAAACATAAAGAAACACCAACTGAAGGTGTAGGCAGTTTATACGATTTGGGCTCACATTTAATCGACCAAACACTGCAGTTGTTTGGAATGCCTAAAAGCGTGTTTGCTTCGTTAGATGCATTCAGAAAGAATTCAGAAGTAGGC
It contains:
- a CDS encoding Gfo/Idh/MocA family oxidoreductase; translated protein: MNVIQTALCSFGMSGHLFHAPFIEAHADFNLYGVLERTKNLAEEKYPKIKTFRSLEALLQDEAIELVIVNTPNITHYDFTKKIIEAGKHVVVEKPFTTSSTEAEELIDLAEKHKVKLSVYHNRRWDSDFKTVKKVIEQGDLGNILEAEFHYDRFEPNLSYKKHKETPTEGVGSLYDLGSHLIDQTLQLFGMPKSVFASLDAFRKNSEVGDYFDVKLYYDSKYVTLKSSYFVREPLPAYSIHGTNGSFIKSKADIQEKELQKELKPNIKNWGIEPESERGLLHIIKDGKSYRQSVNTEIGDYMGYYDGISEAILNNKALPVLASEAKQVIQIIEAAVQSHREKRIIDL
- a CDS encoding glycoside hydrolase family 105 protein, producing MKNITLIALLVFSFFTSCKEEKKQVETEESKVILEISDTLKWSERMALSEIKRFPDPTLLDFRDKPKWSYTNGLVLQAMSRVYEQTNNQKLYDYIYDYTNRMINEDGAIETYKLSNYNLDMIKSGDAVYYVYNKTEEPRFKNAMDTLHKQLEGMPTTSEGGYWHKKVYPNQMWLDGVYMAEPFHAKYTKSFMEGEDAQKTYDKIVLQFDLIEKHNRDPETGLYYHGWDESKEQKWADQKTGLSQHFWSRGMGWYGMALVDVLDYLPENHPGRARIIKYLNQYAEAIVNYQDESGAWYQVLNLPQRDGNYLEATGTSMFTYTLAKGVNKGYLPETFLDHAKKGFQGILNEFITVEENGVVNLNKCCGVAGLGGNPYRDGSFEYYIGEIIRSNDPKGTGPFIMAALELDK